TTTGGTGACAACTGATTGAGTTTTTCTAGTTCGTTTAACTTAGGTTCTTGGTTCATCTTACCGTTACATTACCCAGTTTTCTTAACGAGTGCAACCTTATCTCTCTTTTTAATACCTGAATCCTTACGATTTTGCTGATGCTGTATCAGTCTTTTCTGACGAATTAGCAATCACTATTTTTGATGATCGCTTTGAGGAAGAAAGATTTATTACCATTGGAATAGATCTTTTTAATAGGATTTTAGTTGTGGTTTACACTATGCGAGATGATGAAATTCGTCTAGTTTCTGCCCGTAAAGCCAGTAAAAACGAGCGATTACAATATGAGGAAGGATAAAAGATGAACTCTGAATATGATTTTAGCCAAGGTTCGCGGGGCGCTGTTGAACCAATTCCACCAGGCAAAAGCCGTATTACAATTCGCCTAGATGATGATGTTTTGGCTTGGTTTCGGGCGGAAGTCCACGAAAAAGGCGGTGGCAGTTACCAAGCATTAATGAACGAGGCACTGCGACAACATATCCAACAAAAACGTGAACCGTTAGAAGATACATTACGGCGAGTTTTGCGAGAAGAACTAAAGCAAGTAGAAAAATAGTTAAAAGGGTCTAGCATTGCTAAACCCTTGGATGAAATATTTGATTTGAGATTATATTTTTAAACTTTTGCTTCTTCTTTCACCAACTTATCCCAACCCAATTCCTTCAAATTATTATTTCTCCGCATCGGACGAGTTGCCAACTCTAAAATATCCCGTGCATTAGTAAAGCCGTGAATTTGAGCAAAGGTAAATTCAACTGACCACTTGGTATTAATTCCTCTGGCTTCTAGTGGGTTAGCATGTGCCATCCCCGTAATTACTAAGTCGGGTTTGAGGTCATAAATGCGCTGAATTTGGTTATAGTTATCAGGCTTTTCGACGATGGTGGGTAAAGGAACACCCATATCATTACAGGTTTTTTCTAGTAATTCTAGTTCTGCTTTTTGATAACGTTTATCCATGTAAGGAATACCAATTTCAGAACAGGTCATCCCACAACGGATCAAGAAACGCGCCAAAGAAACTTCTAAAAGATTATCCCCCATAAAGAAGACAGACTTACCACGAATTAGCTGGATGTAGTCTTCTAGACCTTCCCAAATCTTAGCTTCTCTTTCTTCTAGTCCTTGAGGTTCAATATTTAATACCGAGCAGATCTTTTCAATCCAGGCTCTTGTACCATCTGGGCCAATAGGGAAAGGTGCGCCGATTAGCTTAGTTTTACGACGACGCATGAGGGTAGTAGCAGTGCGACTAAGGAAAGGATTAACTCCTGATACATAGTAACCTTCCTCAATTACAGGTAGTTCTGTAAAGCGTTTGGAGGGTAGCCAACCTGATACCTTAACTCCTTGTTTTTTGAGTTCTAAGGTAAGATTCGTCACTACAGGATCGGGTAATGAACCAAATAATACTAGAGGCTGGTGGTCTTTGTACTCT
This portion of the Pleurocapsa minor HA4230-MV1 genome encodes:
- a CDS encoding BrnT family toxin — protein: MNPYDFADAVSVFSDELAITIFDDRFEEERFITIGIDLFNRILVVVYTMRDDEIRLVSARKASKNERLQYEEG
- a CDS encoding BrnA antitoxin family protein, translating into MNSEYDFSQGSRGAVEPIPPGKSRITIRLDDDVLAWFRAEVHEKGGGSYQALMNEALRQHIQQKREPLEDTLRRVLREELKQVEK
- a CDS encoding ferredoxin:protochlorophyllide reductase (ATP-dependent) subunit N; this translates as MTVAQEPSALNFECETGNYHTFCPISCVAWLYQKIEDSFFLVIGTKTCGYFLQNAMGVMIFAEPRYAMAELEEGDISAKLNDYEELKRLCLQIKRDRNPSVIVWIGTCTTEIIKMDLEGLAPRLEAEIGIPIVTARANGLDYAFTQGEDTVLASMAHKCPTKPPKLEAEKKERNAVSSLLNFGRKKEDVTQQESEYKDHQPLVLFGSLPDPVVTNLTLELKKQGVKVSGWLPSKRFTELPVIEEGYYVSGVNPFLSRTATTLMRRRKTKLIGAPFPIGPDGTRAWIEKICSVLNIEPQGLEEREAKIWEGLEDYIQLIRGKSVFFMGDNLLEVSLARFLIRCGMTCSEIGIPYMDKRYQKAELELLEKTCNDMGVPLPTIVEKPDNYNQIQRIYDLKPDLVITGMAHANPLEARGINTKWSVEFTFAQIHGFTNARDILELATRPMRRNNNLKELGWDKLVKEEAKV